A single region of the Oreochromis niloticus isolate F11D_XX linkage group LG19, O_niloticus_UMD_NMBU, whole genome shotgun sequence genome encodes:
- the LOC100692537 gene encoding tumor necrosis factor alpha-induced protein 2 isoform X3, producing MSQMMDKSTENPGNDPVSTKSNGSIKSDEKTSTDGGINVGMMEKFRRSFRLPTRKNPPSPGDKESKLSPESDEPAKMLDSAASPQPPSPSLSPGSASTSPKNNQKKEDDESDVSSNKSRPLTPSNTDPSMPKFDNTLNRLRESFRWTRKKEVDTLPSEDLKEEKGLGDGSSATCLENEEKKEEDESDVSSLKSKPPTPSKTDPSMPRFDNTFNRLRESFPWRRKKEVDTLPSEDLKEEKGLDDGSSATCLENEEKKEDEESDVSSLKSKPPTPSKTDPSMPRFDNTFNRLRESIPWRRKKEVDTLPSEDLKEEKGLGDGSSATCLENEEKKEDEESDVSSLKSKPPTPSKTDPSMPRFDNTFNRLRESFPWRRKKEVDTLPSEDLKEEKGVGDGSSATCLENEEKKEDEESDVSSLKSKPPTPSKTDPSMPRFDNTFNRLRESIRWRRKKEVDTLPSEDLKEEKGVGDGSSATCLENEEKKEDEESDVSSLKSKPPTPSKTDPSMPRFDNTFNRLRESIRWRRKKEVDTLPSEDLKEEKVTPTFEEYLEIQAFCEATQQLIDREKHLFWETAEANKEAVEKLAADHKALEERVWQTLQQSLSLGSEEASVSALKSAVKAINLEEEQDQLWKQRSQTPPAWRPSEWKKRHDEVLQKLVNGRMDNPSSPTGDQVNQSLIQADIQSMDRQLKDDLQWVVEKVKNCYPPEMDICNFYARQYHQTFKARLRKIVGSVDDEDCSFLLRWVKESYPEILEKPELTSNINTEALGNLLPDELLKPLEEKYLSNQQSDLMIFIDRVLDEAKKEWDQGKEPTRDDGCYASAVAYDVIQLINDIVTSAQKIVRDPHKAQKITSNLTDFMQRYKEFHKDVIKQNKPHSKAFIKANLSCVEQFKDFLVKHNLFPEDVQKNCLPVLTEMKQSAHTYLLTPVHKVLKPHYQKVGTSDWLKKNTFEKLLNSTEEELQELQGSSQSSYQELIGQLYQEVTEEYVRRLLKGEVKLKDSNQQQKAYETVKENAEKLHELFAEMGSEQDWLKEILTKIAEVLKLQDIPAIQMQIVSLGSAYPDLSEKHISALLKLKANLSKVDKKTIKTTVLDILKESHTNAETRAFFSKVEVVGS from the exons ATGTCACAAATGATGGACAAGTCCACTGAGAACCCCGGCAATGACCCGGTGTCCACCAAGAGCAACGGATCCATCAAGAGCGATGAGAAGACGTCGACTGATGGTGGCATAAATGTGGGCATGATGGAGAAGTTTAGAAGGAGCTTCCGGCTTCCAACACGGAAGAATCCACCGTCACCTGGTGACAAGGAATCCAAGTTATCACCAGAATCAGATGAACCTGCAAAGATGTTAGATTCTGCGGCTTCACCACAACCTCCGTCACCCA GTCTGAGTCCTGGCTCTGCATCTACCTCTCCGAAGAACAACCAGAAAAAAGAGGATGATGAGTCAGATGTTTCTTCTAACAAATCCAGACCACTAACACCATCAAACACAG atcCCAGTATGCCGAAGTTTGATAACACATTAAATAGACTGAGAGAATCTTTTCGTTGGACACGGAAAAAGGAAGTGGATACACTCCCCTCTGAAGACTTGAAGGAAGAAAAAG GTCTTGGCGACGGCTCTTCAGCCACCTGTTTGgagaatgaagagaaaaaagaggaagatgAGTCAGATGTTTCTTCTCTCAAATCCAAACCACCGACACCATCAAAGACAG atcCCAGTATGCCGAGGTTTGATAATACATTTAATAGACTGAGAGAGTCCTTTCCTTGGAGACGGAAAAAGGAAGTGGATACACTCCCTTCTGAAGACTTGAAGGAAGAAAAAG GTCTTGACGACGGCTCTTCAGCCACCTGTTTGgagaatgaagagaaaaaagaggatGAAGAGTCAGATGTTTCTTCTCTCAAATCCAAACCACCGACACCATCAAAGACAG atcCCAGTATGCCGAGGTTTGATAATACATTCAATAGACTGAGAGAGTCCATTCCTTGGAGACGGAAAAAGGAAGTGGATACACTCCCTTCTGAAGACTTGAAGGAAGAAAAAG GTCTTGGCGACGGCTCTTCAGCCACCTGTCTGgagaatgaagagaaaaaagaggatGAAGAGTCAGATGTTTCTTCTCTCAAATCCAAACCACCGACACCATCAAAGACAG atcCCAGTATGCCGAGGTTTGATAATACATTTAATAGACTGAGAGAGTCCTTTCCTTGGAGACGGAAAAAGGAAGTGGATACACTCCCTTCTGAAGACTTGAAGGAAGAAAAAG GTGTTGGCGACGGCTCTTCAGCCACCTGTTTGgagaatgaagagaaaaaagaggatGAAGAGTCAGATGTTTCTTCTCTCAAATCCAAACCACCGACACCATCAAAGACAG atcCCAGTATGCCGAGGTTTGATAATACATTTAATAGACTGAGAGAATCCATTCGTTGGAGACGGAAAAAGGAAGTGGATACACTCCCCTCTGAAGACTTGAAGGAAGAAAAAG GTGTTGGCGACGGCTCTTCAGCCACCTGTTTGgagaatgaagagaaaaaagaggatGAAGAGTCAGATGTTTCTTCTCTCAAATCCAAACCACCGACACCATCAAAGACAG atcCCAGTATGCCGAGGTTTGATAATACATTTAATAGACTGAGAGAGTCCATTCGTTGGAGACGGAAAAAGGAAGTGGATACACTCCCTTCTGAAGACTTGAAGGAAGAAAAAG TGACTCCTACCTTTGAGGAATACCTTGAAATTCAAGCCTTTTGTGAGGCCACTCAGCAACTGATAGACAGGGAGAAACATCTGTTTTGGGAGACAGCTGAGGCTAACAAGGAAGCAGTAGAAAAGCTTGCTGCAGACCATAAAGCCCTTGAAGAGCGTGTATGGCAGACTCTGCAGCAGAGTCTTTCTCTCGGCAGTGAGGAAGCATCAGTGTCTGCTCTGAAGTCTGCAGTGAAAGCCATCAACCTTGAGGAAGAGCAGGACCAGCTGTGGAAACAAAGATCCCAGACTCCACCGGCCTGGAGGCCCAGTGAGTGGAAGAAGCGCCATGACGAAGTGCTTCAAAAATTAGTAAATGGGCGTATGGATAATCCATCGAGCCCCACTGGTGACCAGGTGAACCAGTCCTTGATCCAGGCAGACATCCAGTCCATGGACAGGCAGCTGAAGGATGACCTGCAGTGGGTGGTGGAGAAGGTGAAGAACTGCTACCCACCAGAGATGGACATCTGTAACTTTTATGCAAGACAGTACCATCAAACTTTCAAGGCCAGGCTCAGAAAGATTGTTGGTTCTGTGGATGACGAGGACTGCAGTTTCCTCCTGCGATGGGTGAAGGAATCTTATCCAGA AATCCTTGAAAAACCTGAGCTGACCAGTAATATCAATACTGAAGCGCTGGGAAACCTGCTTCCTGACGAGTTACTGAAACCTCTGGAGGAGAAGTACCTCAGCaatcaacag aGCGACCTGATGATTTTTATTGACCGAGTATTGGATGAAGCAAAGAAAGAGTGGGATCAAGGAAAGGAGCCGACAAGAGATGATGGTTGCTACGCCAGTGCCGTGGCCTATGATGTCATCCAG TTGATCAACGACATCgtgacatcagcacaaaaaattGTAAGAGACCCGCACAAGGCCCAGAAAATAACATCCAACCTGACAGACTTCATGCAGAG GTATAAAGAGTTTCACAAAGACgtcattaagcaaaacaaaccGCACAGCAAAGCTTTCATAAAGGCAAACCTCAGCTGTGTCGAACAGTTCAA GGACTTCCTTGTGAAGCACAATCTGTTCCCAGAGGATGTGCAGAAAAACTGTTTGCCGGTCCTGACTGAGATGAAACAGTCTGCTCACACTTATTTATTAACTCCTGTGCACAAGGTCCTCAAG CCACACTACCAGAAGGTGGGAACCAGTGACTGGCTGAAGAAGAACACGTTTGAGAAGCTGCTGAATAGCACTGAAGAAGAGCTTCAAGAACTTCAGGGTTCGAGTCAGTCCTCTTACCAG GAGCTGATTGGTCAGCTTTACCAGGAAGTGACAGAAGAATATGTCCGGAGGCTCCTGAAAGGAGAGGTCAAACTGAAGGACAGCAATCAGCAGCAGAAGGCTTACGAGACTGTGAAAGAAAATGCAGAGAAACTGCACGAGCTGTTTGCCGAAATG GGATCCGAACAAGACTGGTTAAAGGAAATCCTGACCAAGATTGCAGAAGTGCTAAAACTCCAAGATATTCCTGCCATACAGATGCAAATCGTTTCACTGGGATCTGCATATCCTGACCTCAG
- the LOC100692537 gene encoding tumor necrosis factor alpha-induced protein 2 isoform X2, with amino-acid sequence MSQMMDKSTENPGNDPVSTKSNGSIKSDEKTSTDGGINVGMMEKFRRSFRLPTRKNPPSPGDKESKLSPESDEPAKMLDSAASPQPPSPSLSPGSASTSPKNNQKKEDDESDVSSNKSRPLTPSNTGLGDGSSATCLENEEKKEEDESDVSSLKSKPPTPSKTDPSMPRFDNTFNRLRESFPWRRKKEVDTLPSEDLKEEKGLDDGSSATCLENEEKKEDEESDVSSLKSKPPTPSKTDPSMPRFDNTFNRLRESIPWRRKKEVDTLPSEDLKEEKGLGDGSSATCLENEEKKEDEESDVSSLKSKPPTPSKTDPSMPRFDNTFNRLRESFPWRRKKEVDTLPSEDLKEEKGVGDGSSATCLENEEKKEDEESDVSSLKSKPPTPSKTDPSMPRFDNTFNRLRESIRWRRKKEVDTLPSEDLKEEKGVGDGSSATCLENEEKKEDEESDVSSLKSKPPTPSKTDPSMPRFDNTFNRLRESIRWRRKKEVDTLPSEDLKEEKGLGDGSSATCLENEEKKEDEESDVSSLKSKPPTPSKTDPSMPRFDNTFNRLRESIRWTRKKEVDTLPSEDLKEEKVTPTFEEYLEIQAFCEATQQLIDREKHLFWETAEANKEAVEKLAADHKALEERVWQTLQQSLSLGSEEASVSALKSAVKAINLEEEQDQLWKQRSQTPPAWRPSEWKKRHDEVLQKLVNGRMDNPSSPTGDQVNQSLIQADIQSMDRQLKDDLQWVVEKVKNCYPPEMDICNFYARQYHQTFKARLRKIVGSVDDEDCSFLLRWVKESYPEILEKPELTSNINTEALGNLLPDELLKPLEEKYLSNQQSDLMIFIDRVLDEAKKEWDQGKEPTRDDGCYASAVAYDVIQLINDIVTSAQKIVRDPHKAQKITSNLTDFMQRYKEFHKDVIKQNKPHSKAFIKANLSCVEQFKDFLVKHNLFPEDVQKNCLPVLTEMKQSAHTYLLTPVHKVLKPHYQKVGTSDWLKKNTFEKLLNSTEEELQELQGSSQSSYQELIGQLYQEVTEEYVRRLLKGEVKLKDSNQQQKAYETVKENAEKLHELFAEMGSEQDWLKEILTKIAEVLKLQDIPAIQMQIVSLGSAYPDLSEKHISALLKLKANLSKVDKKTIKTTVLDILKESHTNAETRAFFSKVEVVGS; translated from the exons ATGTCACAAATGATGGACAAGTCCACTGAGAACCCCGGCAATGACCCGGTGTCCACCAAGAGCAACGGATCCATCAAGAGCGATGAGAAGACGTCGACTGATGGTGGCATAAATGTGGGCATGATGGAGAAGTTTAGAAGGAGCTTCCGGCTTCCAACACGGAAGAATCCACCGTCACCTGGTGACAAGGAATCCAAGTTATCACCAGAATCAGATGAACCTGCAAAGATGTTAGATTCTGCGGCTTCACCACAACCTCCGTCACCCA GTCTGAGTCCTGGCTCTGCATCTACCTCTCCGAAGAACAACCAGAAAAAAGAGGATGATGAGTCAGATGTTTCTTCTAACAAATCCAGACCACTAACACCATCAAACACAG GTCTTGGCGACGGCTCTTCAGCCACCTGTTTGgagaatgaagagaaaaaagaggaagatgAGTCAGATGTTTCTTCTCTCAAATCCAAACCACCGACACCATCAAAGACAG atcCCAGTATGCCGAGGTTTGATAATACATTTAATAGACTGAGAGAGTCCTTTCCTTGGAGACGGAAAAAGGAAGTGGATACACTCCCTTCTGAAGACTTGAAGGAAGAAAAAG GTCTTGACGACGGCTCTTCAGCCACCTGTTTGgagaatgaagagaaaaaagaggatGAAGAGTCAGATGTTTCTTCTCTCAAATCCAAACCACCGACACCATCAAAGACAG atcCCAGTATGCCGAGGTTTGATAATACATTCAATAGACTGAGAGAGTCCATTCCTTGGAGACGGAAAAAGGAAGTGGATACACTCCCTTCTGAAGACTTGAAGGAAGAAAAAG GTCTTGGCGACGGCTCTTCAGCCACCTGTCTGgagaatgaagagaaaaaagaggatGAAGAGTCAGATGTTTCTTCTCTCAAATCCAAACCACCGACACCATCAAAGACAG atcCCAGTATGCCGAGGTTTGATAATACATTTAATAGACTGAGAGAGTCCTTTCCTTGGAGACGGAAAAAGGAAGTGGATACACTCCCTTCTGAAGACTTGAAGGAAGAAAAAG GTGTTGGCGACGGCTCTTCAGCCACCTGTTTGgagaatgaagagaaaaaagaggatGAAGAGTCAGATGTTTCTTCTCTCAAATCCAAACCACCGACACCATCAAAGACAG atcCCAGTATGCCGAGGTTTGATAATACATTTAATAGACTGAGAGAATCCATTCGTTGGAGACGGAAAAAGGAAGTGGATACACTCCCCTCTGAAGACTTGAAGGAAGAAAAAG GTGTTGGCGACGGCTCTTCAGCCACCTGTTTGgagaatgaagagaaaaaagaggatGAAGAGTCAGATGTTTCTTCTCTCAAATCCAAACCACCGACACCATCAAAGACAG atcCCAGTATGCCGAGGTTTGATAATACATTTAATAGACTGAGAGAGTCCATTCGTTGGAGACGGAAAAAGGAAGTGGATACACTCCCTTCTGAAGACTTGAAGGAAGAAAAAG GTCTTGGCGACGGCTCTTCAGCCACCTGTTTGgagaatgaagagaaaaaagaggatGAAGAGTCAGATGTTTCTTCTCTCAAATCCAAACCACCGACACCATCAAAGACAG atcCCAGTATGCCGAGGTTTGATAATACATTTAATAGACTGAGAGAATCCATTCGTTGGACACGGAAAAAGGAAGTGGATACACTCCCCTCTGAAGACTTGAAGGAAGAAAAAG TGACTCCTACCTTTGAGGAATACCTTGAAATTCAAGCCTTTTGTGAGGCCACTCAGCAACTGATAGACAGGGAGAAACATCTGTTTTGGGAGACAGCTGAGGCTAACAAGGAAGCAGTAGAAAAGCTTGCTGCAGACCATAAAGCCCTTGAAGAGCGTGTATGGCAGACTCTGCAGCAGAGTCTTTCTCTCGGCAGTGAGGAAGCATCAGTGTCTGCTCTGAAGTCTGCAGTGAAAGCCATCAACCTTGAGGAAGAGCAGGACCAGCTGTGGAAACAAAGATCCCAGACTCCACCGGCCTGGAGGCCCAGTGAGTGGAAGAAGCGCCATGACGAAGTGCTTCAAAAATTAGTAAATGGGCGTATGGATAATCCATCGAGCCCCACTGGTGACCAGGTGAACCAGTCCTTGATCCAGGCAGACATCCAGTCCATGGACAGGCAGCTGAAGGATGACCTGCAGTGGGTGGTGGAGAAGGTGAAGAACTGCTACCCACCAGAGATGGACATCTGTAACTTTTATGCAAGACAGTACCATCAAACTTTCAAGGCCAGGCTCAGAAAGATTGTTGGTTCTGTGGATGACGAGGACTGCAGTTTCCTCCTGCGATGGGTGAAGGAATCTTATCCAGA AATCCTTGAAAAACCTGAGCTGACCAGTAATATCAATACTGAAGCGCTGGGAAACCTGCTTCCTGACGAGTTACTGAAACCTCTGGAGGAGAAGTACCTCAGCaatcaacag aGCGACCTGATGATTTTTATTGACCGAGTATTGGATGAAGCAAAGAAAGAGTGGGATCAAGGAAAGGAGCCGACAAGAGATGATGGTTGCTACGCCAGTGCCGTGGCCTATGATGTCATCCAG TTGATCAACGACATCgtgacatcagcacaaaaaattGTAAGAGACCCGCACAAGGCCCAGAAAATAACATCCAACCTGACAGACTTCATGCAGAG GTATAAAGAGTTTCACAAAGACgtcattaagcaaaacaaaccGCACAGCAAAGCTTTCATAAAGGCAAACCTCAGCTGTGTCGAACAGTTCAA GGACTTCCTTGTGAAGCACAATCTGTTCCCAGAGGATGTGCAGAAAAACTGTTTGCCGGTCCTGACTGAGATGAAACAGTCTGCTCACACTTATTTATTAACTCCTGTGCACAAGGTCCTCAAG CCACACTACCAGAAGGTGGGAACCAGTGACTGGCTGAAGAAGAACACGTTTGAGAAGCTGCTGAATAGCACTGAAGAAGAGCTTCAAGAACTTCAGGGTTCGAGTCAGTCCTCTTACCAG GAGCTGATTGGTCAGCTTTACCAGGAAGTGACAGAAGAATATGTCCGGAGGCTCCTGAAAGGAGAGGTCAAACTGAAGGACAGCAATCAGCAGCAGAAGGCTTACGAGACTGTGAAAGAAAATGCAGAGAAACTGCACGAGCTGTTTGCCGAAATG GGATCCGAACAAGACTGGTTAAAGGAAATCCTGACCAAGATTGCAGAAGTGCTAAAACTCCAAGATATTCCTGCCATACAGATGCAAATCGTTTCACTGGGATCTGCATATCCTGACCTCAG
- the LOC100692537 gene encoding tumor necrosis factor alpha-induced protein 2 isoform X4, whose product MSQMMDKSTENPGNDPVSTKSNGSIKSDEKTSTDGGINVGMMEKFRRSFRLPTRKNPPSPGDKESKLSPESDEPAKMLDSAASPQPPSPSLSPGSASTSPKNNQKKEDDESDVSSNKSRPLTPSNTDPSMPKFDNTLNRLRESFRWTRKKEVDTLPSEDLKEEKGLGDGSSATCLENEEKKEEDESDVSSLKSKPPTPSKTDPSMPRFDNTFNRLRESFPWRRKKEVDTLPSEDLKEEKGLDDGSSATCLENEEKKEDEESDVSSLKSKPPTPSKTDPSMPRFDNTFNRLRESIPWRRKKEVDTLPSEDLKEEKGLGDGSSATCLENEEKKEDEESDVSSLKSKPPTPSKTDPSMPRFDNTFNRLRESFPWRRKKEVDTLPSEDLKEEKGVGDGSSATCLENEEKKEDEESDVSSLKSKPPTPSKTDPSMPRFDNTFNRLRESIRWRRKKEVDTLPSEDLKEEKVTPTFEEYLEIQAFCEATQQLIDREKHLFWETAEANKEAVEKLAADHKALEERVWQTLQQSLSLGSEEASVSALKSAVKAINLEEEQDQLWKQRSQTPPAWRPSEWKKRHDEVLQKLVNGRMDNPSSPTGDQVNQSLIQADIQSMDRQLKDDLQWVVEKVKNCYPPEMDICNFYARQYHQTFKARLRKIVGSVDDEDCSFLLRWVKESYPEILEKPELTSNINTEALGNLLPDELLKPLEEKYLSNQQSDLMIFIDRVLDEAKKEWDQGKEPTRDDGCYASAVAYDVIQLINDIVTSAQKIVRDPHKAQKITSNLTDFMQRYKEFHKDVIKQNKPHSKAFIKANLSCVEQFKDFLVKHNLFPEDVQKNCLPVLTEMKQSAHTYLLTPVHKVLKPHYQKVGTSDWLKKNTFEKLLNSTEEELQELQGSSQSSYQELIGQLYQEVTEEYVRRLLKGEVKLKDSNQQQKAYETVKENAEKLHELFAEMGSEQDWLKEILTKIAEVLKLQDIPAIQMQIVSLGSAYPDLSEKHISALLKLKANLSKVDKKTIKTTVLDILKESHTNAETRAFFSKVEVVGS is encoded by the exons ATGTCACAAATGATGGACAAGTCCACTGAGAACCCCGGCAATGACCCGGTGTCCACCAAGAGCAACGGATCCATCAAGAGCGATGAGAAGACGTCGACTGATGGTGGCATAAATGTGGGCATGATGGAGAAGTTTAGAAGGAGCTTCCGGCTTCCAACACGGAAGAATCCACCGTCACCTGGTGACAAGGAATCCAAGTTATCACCAGAATCAGATGAACCTGCAAAGATGTTAGATTCTGCGGCTTCACCACAACCTCCGTCACCCA GTCTGAGTCCTGGCTCTGCATCTACCTCTCCGAAGAACAACCAGAAAAAAGAGGATGATGAGTCAGATGTTTCTTCTAACAAATCCAGACCACTAACACCATCAAACACAG atcCCAGTATGCCGAAGTTTGATAACACATTAAATAGACTGAGAGAATCTTTTCGTTGGACACGGAAAAAGGAAGTGGATACACTCCCCTCTGAAGACTTGAAGGAAGAAAAAG GTCTTGGCGACGGCTCTTCAGCCACCTGTTTGgagaatgaagagaaaaaagaggaagatgAGTCAGATGTTTCTTCTCTCAAATCCAAACCACCGACACCATCAAAGACAG atcCCAGTATGCCGAGGTTTGATAATACATTTAATAGACTGAGAGAGTCCTTTCCTTGGAGACGGAAAAAGGAAGTGGATACACTCCCTTCTGAAGACTTGAAGGAAGAAAAAG GTCTTGACGACGGCTCTTCAGCCACCTGTTTGgagaatgaagagaaaaaagaggatGAAGAGTCAGATGTTTCTTCTCTCAAATCCAAACCACCGACACCATCAAAGACAG atcCCAGTATGCCGAGGTTTGATAATACATTCAATAGACTGAGAGAGTCCATTCCTTGGAGACGGAAAAAGGAAGTGGATACACTCCCTTCTGAAGACTTGAAGGAAGAAAAAG GTCTTGGCGACGGCTCTTCAGCCACCTGTCTGgagaatgaagagaaaaaagaggatGAAGAGTCAGATGTTTCTTCTCTCAAATCCAAACCACCGACACCATCAAAGACAG atcCCAGTATGCCGAGGTTTGATAATACATTTAATAGACTGAGAGAGTCCTTTCCTTGGAGACGGAAAAAGGAAGTGGATACACTCCCTTCTGAAGACTTGAAGGAAGAAAAAG GTGTTGGCGACGGCTCTTCAGCCACCTGTTTGgagaatgaagagaaaaaagaggatGAAGAGTCAGATGTTTCTTCTCTCAAATCCAAACCACCGACACCATCAAAGACAG atcCCAGTATGCCGAGGTTTGATAATACATTTAATAGACTGAGAGAATCCATTCGTTGGAGACGGAAAAAGGAAGTGGATACACTCCCCTCTGAAGACTTGAAGGAAGAAAAAG TGACTCCTACCTTTGAGGAATACCTTGAAATTCAAGCCTTTTGTGAGGCCACTCAGCAACTGATAGACAGGGAGAAACATCTGTTTTGGGAGACAGCTGAGGCTAACAAGGAAGCAGTAGAAAAGCTTGCTGCAGACCATAAAGCCCTTGAAGAGCGTGTATGGCAGACTCTGCAGCAGAGTCTTTCTCTCGGCAGTGAGGAAGCATCAGTGTCTGCTCTGAAGTCTGCAGTGAAAGCCATCAACCTTGAGGAAGAGCAGGACCAGCTGTGGAAACAAAGATCCCAGACTCCACCGGCCTGGAGGCCCAGTGAGTGGAAGAAGCGCCATGACGAAGTGCTTCAAAAATTAGTAAATGGGCGTATGGATAATCCATCGAGCCCCACTGGTGACCAGGTGAACCAGTCCTTGATCCAGGCAGACATCCAGTCCATGGACAGGCAGCTGAAGGATGACCTGCAGTGGGTGGTGGAGAAGGTGAAGAACTGCTACCCACCAGAGATGGACATCTGTAACTTTTATGCAAGACAGTACCATCAAACTTTCAAGGCCAGGCTCAGAAAGATTGTTGGTTCTGTGGATGACGAGGACTGCAGTTTCCTCCTGCGATGGGTGAAGGAATCTTATCCAGA AATCCTTGAAAAACCTGAGCTGACCAGTAATATCAATACTGAAGCGCTGGGAAACCTGCTTCCTGACGAGTTACTGAAACCTCTGGAGGAGAAGTACCTCAGCaatcaacag aGCGACCTGATGATTTTTATTGACCGAGTATTGGATGAAGCAAAGAAAGAGTGGGATCAAGGAAAGGAGCCGACAAGAGATGATGGTTGCTACGCCAGTGCCGTGGCCTATGATGTCATCCAG TTGATCAACGACATCgtgacatcagcacaaaaaattGTAAGAGACCCGCACAAGGCCCAGAAAATAACATCCAACCTGACAGACTTCATGCAGAG GTATAAAGAGTTTCACAAAGACgtcattaagcaaaacaaaccGCACAGCAAAGCTTTCATAAAGGCAAACCTCAGCTGTGTCGAACAGTTCAA GGACTTCCTTGTGAAGCACAATCTGTTCCCAGAGGATGTGCAGAAAAACTGTTTGCCGGTCCTGACTGAGATGAAACAGTCTGCTCACACTTATTTATTAACTCCTGTGCACAAGGTCCTCAAG CCACACTACCAGAAGGTGGGAACCAGTGACTGGCTGAAGAAGAACACGTTTGAGAAGCTGCTGAATAGCACTGAAGAAGAGCTTCAAGAACTTCAGGGTTCGAGTCAGTCCTCTTACCAG GAGCTGATTGGTCAGCTTTACCAGGAAGTGACAGAAGAATATGTCCGGAGGCTCCTGAAAGGAGAGGTCAAACTGAAGGACAGCAATCAGCAGCAGAAGGCTTACGAGACTGTGAAAGAAAATGCAGAGAAACTGCACGAGCTGTTTGCCGAAATG GGATCCGAACAAGACTGGTTAAAGGAAATCCTGACCAAGATTGCAGAAGTGCTAAAACTCCAAGATATTCCTGCCATACAGATGCAAATCGTTTCACTGGGATCTGCATATCCTGACCTCAG